The Chryseobacterium turcicum nucleotide sequence GCAGATAGAAAAGGTTCTTAGTCATCTTTTGCTGCATAAAAGCTTCAATTCCATACGTTTCTCCTATACCTATCGATAATATGCGTTCGCTACCAACCGATCCGTACTGAGTTCCCTGATTGGCCAATGAAATTCCTGTTGTTTCAGACACAGGGTAATCGCTATATCTCTTATAGAAACCTTCCAATGTGAACCTCAGTGAATTCTTTGGTAAGAACTCAGTTCCCAGAACATAATGAGTTGAACGGGTATAGTCCATATCTTTATTCATGAAATTACCTGCTTCATCCTTATATCCCAATGCGGTATATATAGGTGCCTTAAAATAAGTACCAGCAGATGCATTCAAGTTCCATTGGTCACTCAGACGATAAGAAGCGGATAAACGAGGAGAAAGTGTCTTCAAGGGATCATTTCCTGTCTCGGTCATGCTGTTCATATCCGTACGGATACCTCCCGATAAGAGTAATCTGTCATCCAGAAAACGTTTTGAAGCATGCGCAAACAATCCATATTTGAAGAAGTCGATCTTACTGTTGAACTGGATGGTTCTTTCTGGGGCTACAACATTGCCATCTTCATCTTTTACCTCAGCAGACACTTTATTAAATACATCTCCGTTATAACCTACGTATTGGGCATCCAAACCAGCTGAAAACTTCCAACCGTTAACAAACTTATTGTAATCAAAACGGAACTTATTTTCCACTTCATCTGATTCGATTAATAAAGTCCTGTTCTGTTCAATTTTGTTCTCGTCTTCAAATTTATCCAATGTTGTATTGAACATGTTCCTACTTAAGGTGAAGTTCATGTAGCCATTCTCGATCTTTCTGTTAAGATTAAAGCCCATGGTATAAGTCCATTGGTTTACATAAGGCGTTGAACGGAGAATATAAGTGTGTTCGGGAGTAGATTCCTTTGTAGGTGCAAATCCAAACTTATCAATGGCTCCAATACCAATAGCAGTTAATGTTGTCTTATCATTGAATTTGTGATTAACTTTATATTGAAAATCATAAAAGTCTGGACGGATTGGGAGATCTACCATTTTAAACAGCATTCCTAAATAGGATTTACGCACAGAACTCAGGAATGTTGTTTTAGGGGAAAGCGGACCTTCCAGCGTTAATGCGGTTTCTGTCATACTTGCACGAATATTTCCCGACAAACGATCGGGGTTACCGTTTCTTTGATTGATAACAAAGGTAGAAGACAATGCATCGCTGTATCTCGAATCGAATGCAGATGTTGTCAGTTTGAGATCCTCGATAAACGAGACGTTCAAAATTCCCTGTGCACCTCCCGAACTTCCCTGTGTCTGGAAGTGGTTTAAAACTGGTATTTCTATACCATCCAGATAATAAACGTTTTCATTGGGTGCACCACCACGTATGATAATATCATTCCGCTCACCTACACCATTGCTTAAACCGACTCCGGGCAACGTTTGTACCACTTTTGAAACATCAAAATTTCCTCCGGGGTTTGATTTTATTTCCTGAGATGTCAATTTCTGGACAGACATAGGAGTAATCATATCGGTTGCAGTTGCAGAAGCACTTCTATTGACTGTGATTGTAACGCCTTCAAGTTGTGCCGCTTCCGGTTGCAATTCAAAGTGCATAATCCTGTCATTGCCTGAGCTTACTTCTATATTGTATTGTGTAAACTTTTGATACCCAACTGAGGAAGCGTTAATCG carries:
- a CDS encoding TonB-dependent receptor, whose protein sequence is MKENIKVLIYLSVFFLLSTPAIAQKMGNVIGTVEDMDTHERLIGVSISVNGTSFATLTDSTGTFRLNVPVGTYTINASSVGYQKFTQYNIEVSSGNDRIMHFELQPEAAQLEGVTITVNRSASATATDMITPMSVQKLTSQEIKSNPGGNFDVSKVVQTLPGVGLSNGVGERNDIIIRGGAPNENVYYLDGIEIPVLNHFQTQGSSGGAQGILNVSFIEDLKLTTSAFDSRYSDALSSTFVINQRNGNPDRLSGNIRASMTETALTLEGPLSPKTTFLSSVRKSYLGMLFKMVDLPIRPDFYDFQYKVNHKFNDKTTLTAIGIGAIDKFGFAPTKESTPEHTYILRSTPYVNQWTYTMGFNLNRKIENGYMNFTLSRNMFNTTLDKFEDENKIEQNRTLLIESDEVENKFRFDYNKFVNGWKFSAGLDAQYVGYNGDVFNKVSAEVKDEDGNVVAPERTIQFNSKIDFFKYGLFAHASKRFLDDRLLLSGGIRTDMNSMTETGNDPLKTLSPRLSASYRLSDQWNLNASAGTYFKAPIYTALGYKDEAGNFMNKDMDYTRSTHYVLGTEFLPKNSLRFTLEGFYKRYSDYPVSETTGISLANQGTQYGSVGSERILSIGIGETYGIEAFMQQKMTKNLFYLLSYSYVVSKFSGVDGVLAPSSWDNRHLFSATLGYKMKNDWDLGLKYRFAGGNPYTPYDLAASQQNYLLLGQGIPDASLLNQNRLSNFNQLDFRVDKKFNFKKTSLGIYLDVQNLLMQKNETNPNFTFKRNEDNTGFVTTNGQPITADGSNAIPVILYNKTGHPLPSLGVIFEF